CAGAAGATATTGAATGTGACAGTTGTTAGGGCCAGTTCTCCCAATGCTGCAAGTATAAACACCAGCTCCAATGTTATTGAGCAGCAAATCCCTCTAGAAGAAATTGGAGAGCCCAAACTGTATCAGATAGATGAAGAAGGAGTGATGTTCAGTGCACCAGATGTGCATGTAGCAGCAGCAAGTTCAGAAGCAGCAGAAGTGGAGCCAATGCCCATACAGTTTCAAACACAGCATAGCACCAATTTGGAGGAGCAAGTTGCTTTAGGTTATGTACAAGTGGAAGAAAATCATGTATACAATTCAGAGGAGCAAATGGAAATTGAAAAGGTTATGGAGGAGAGAAGGAGGAAGGAAATTCAAATGTTTAGAAAGGATAAGAAAATAAAGAGAAGGTCACTTCTGTGAAGAGAAAAGCTGCAGTGATGGATAATGAGGAggacagtgatgatgatgatttggAAGAATATGGTGATATCCTTGCTAGGCTTGAGGAGATGAAAAGACAGAGGGAAGATCCACTCCTTCATTTTGAAGGGGACACAGATGTTGAGGAAATGTATGAGACAGAGGAGGAGGATGCACTATATGAGCCTGAaagtgaagaagaggaggaagaggatgaagagagTACTCTGGAGGAAGAGAGTAATCTGGAGTAGgagcaagatggacagaagaagaaaaagaagaagaaacacAAAAAAGGCCCAACAAGCAGATCACATGCAAGTGTAGAGGAGTTGTTTGAGGATGACTGGATACCATCTTCTGATGAAGACAAGAAACCAATGGACTTGGGTGTGGAAGATGATGATGGTGTAGAGGCATTGGCATATGTTATGCCCAATGGCAGGAAAAGCAGAGCTAAGAAGACGAAGAAAAGGTTATGGTATGATGAGAAGAGAGCTCACCCAGCTGAGCAATTTGTGAAGCATCTTTGCTTCATTGATGTGTACCAGTTCAGGAATGCACTTCAAACAATGCACATTGCACAGAACAGGAACTATGAGTACCATAGAAATTGCAGTGACAGGGTTATAGCACAATGCATAGATGAGACAAGCCCTTTTTATATAGCAGCTTCTCAGATTGCAAATGAGAAGACTTTTACCATAAGGAAGCAGTATGTGGTGCACACTTGTCCTTCTGTGTCAGAGAACACAAAAGTTACTGGTAAGTGGGTTGCAAAGTTTTGTGAGGAAGCAATCAGAAATGACCCATGCACAACAATCACTGCTATAATTAACACTGCAAAGAGCAAGTATGGAGTGGAAATATCAACCCACATGGCATACAGGGCTAAGAAGGCAGCAAAGAATGTTGTGTTAGGAGATCAGAAGGCCCAGTACACCAGGATTAGGGATTATTTGCAGGCTGTGCTAGATACTAATCCAGGTTCAAGGTGTATAGTGACAACAAGACATTTGAGGGAGCATCCAAGCACAAACCCTAGGTTTCATGCATTATTCTATTGCCTAAATGGATGCAAAGAAGGGTTTCTCAGTGGCTGCAGACCATTCATAGGTAATTCCTTGGTATCTAATGTGTGTTTGAATAATGTGTGTTTTCAAATAGTTTGCCTAATGTGTTAACTTGTTATAGGTCTGGATGGATGCTTCATAAAGCTCACTACTGGTCAACAGATCCTTGCTGCTACTGGAAGAGATGGGAACAATAATATATTTCCCATTGCATTTGGAATTGTTGATAAGGAGGACACAGATTCCTGGACTTGGTTTCTGTATCAGCTGAAGGTAGCACTAGGTGGCCAATCTGGGAAGTTTGGCAACTACACAATAATTTCTGATAGGCAGAAGGTAATGAAATCCACTTGTGCTAGCTTTCATTTAGTTCTTTCTAGTAGTTAGTTGCATTTAGGTGTAGCTACTTTTTGTACACAATCATTTAGTTCTTTGTAGTAGTTACACAATCATTTAGGTGTAGTCACTAAGTTAGCTTTACTTCAATTCACACAAGGCCTGCTTAAAGCCATAAATAGAGTCTTTCCCAATTGTCCACAAAGGTTTTGCCTGAGACACATTTACCAGAACTTTCAAAATGCTGGGTTTAGAGGGCCAGAATTAAAGAAATACATGGATGAAGCAAGTTACTCATACACTGAACATGGTTATAATGTTGCAATGGATGAGTTGAAGAGAGAGTGTGAGGCAGCATGGGCTTGGCTTAGTAAAATCCCAAAGCACACTTGGGCCAGACATGCCATGGACACAAATTGCAAAACAGATTTAGTAGTTAACAACTTAAGTGAGGTTTTCAACAAGTGGGTTCTAGATGTCAGGGCTAAGCCAATAAGGACCATGGTTGATGGAATTAGAACAAAATTAATTGTCAAGTTTAATGCAAATAGAACCAAGACTCAGACTGTCAGATGGGAGATTTGTCCAACATATGCAGAGAAATTGGAGGAAGCAAAGAAGTGGTCTAGAAACTGCCAATCATTGATGGCTGGCCCCAACCTTTACCAAGTTACTAGTGAGGAGAGAACATATGCTGTCAACCTAGCACATAGGACTTGTGGTTGTAAGAAGTGGGATATGACAGCAGTTCCTTGCAATCATGTTGTTTCTGCTATACACAAGGCTAAGCTTCAGCCAGAGGACTTTGTTGATGATTTCTTCAAAAAACCTATGTACCTGGCAGCTTACAGTCCTATAATATATCCTGTACCTGGCCCTGACATGTGGCCAAGGACAGATAGTTTGGACATTGAGGCTCCTGTTTTCAAAGAACACAAGGGCAGAGCACAGACTAAGAGGAGAAAGGGCCAATTTGAGAAGCCAGCTCCCAAAGACACTTCAAGAATGGCCTCAATTACCTGCTCCAACTGTAAAAAGGTGGGCCATAGGTACACCAATTGCCATGATGCTCTAAAGCCTGCACTTGCTATGAGAAAGAACAAACATCAGGTAACCACTCTGCTATGAGAAAGACTAAATTTGTTGTTACTTTGTTGCTTACTAATATTAAACTACTTGTTTCATTGCAGCCAAGCACCAGCTCTTACCCACCTAATAGTAGAAGCACACCAGCTCCAGCAAGGACTGCAGCCTCTACTGCTGCCACTGCTGGTGGATCATCAAGGAGGGCAACATCTGCTGCTAGTCCAGCTCCAGCAAGGACTGCAACctctgctgctgccactgctggtGGATCATCAAGGAGGGCAACATCTGCTGCTAGTCCAGCTCCAGCAAGGACTGCAACATCTACTGCTAGTCCAGCTCCAGCAAGGACTGCAACATCTGCTGCTAGTCCAGCTCCAGCAAGGAGGGCAACATCTGCTGCTGCTCCCAAGGGTAAGGCAACAGCCAGTAAATCTTCATCATCTGCTCCCAAGGGTAAGGCACCAGTTGCTCCCAAGGGTAAGGCACCAGCAACCAGATCTTCATCAGCTGCTGCGAAGGGACCAAGGTTAGCTTTCATGCCTCCAATACCAAGTGATGGTTCCCAGAGAGCCAGGAAGCCCAGCAACAGAATGAAGGATTACTTGACTGCCTCTGGTGCAaaatggtgatgatggtgatttGGTTGTGTTGATGTTGTATCAAACTATGGCATTTTGGTTGTGTTGTGAAACTATGTTGTGTTGTTCTGCTACTCTAGTTATGCTACTCTGGAATTCTATTAGTCCTGTGATGATCAACTGTTATGATCAATTTGTGTCAAACTATGGCATTATAGTAGTACTGCTGATGCTGTGATAGTCATGATGCTGTGATATTCTTGATGCCTACTtgatgcctcggcgtcgacaaaaaGCCAAAAACCCTAACTTGGCCTACTTGATGCCTCGACATCGACAAAAAGCCAAAAAACAACCCTAATTGACCCTACTTGATGCCTCGGCATCGACAAAAAGCCAAAAACCCATCACTTGACCCTACTTGATGCCTCGGCGCCGATAAAAAGCCAAAAACCCTAACTTGGCCTACTTGATGCCTCGACATCgacaaaaagccaaaaacaaccCTAATTGACCCTACTTGAAGCCTCAGTGTCGATAAAAAGCCAAAAAACCATCACTTGACCCTACTTGATGCCTCGGCGTCGATAAAAAGCCAAAAACCCTAACTTGGCCTACTTGATGCCTCGGAGTCGATAAAAAGCCAAAAACCCTAACTTGGCCTACTTGATGCCTCGGAGTCGATAAAAAGCCAAAAACCCTAACTTGGCCTACTTGATGCCTCGATGTCGATAAAAAACCAAAAACCCTAACTTGGCCTACTTGATGTCTCGACATCgacaaaaagccaaaaacaaccCTAATTGACCCTACTTGAAGCCTCGGTGTTGATAAAAAGCCAAAAACCCTAACTTGGCCTACTtgatgcctcggcgtcgacaaaaagccaaaaacccttacttggcctacttgatgcctcggcgtcgataaaaaagccaaaaacaaccCTAATTGACCCTACTTAACTCAGAATCATCAGTTGAACAGGAACATACTAAAGCAAAAATCATCAATTGCAAACAAATTACTTAAGATAACATTAACCAGCTCTAAATACCACCAAATTCAGCACTAGTTCAATTCCATACATAATCATAGTTTGACATTCAGCACTAGTTCAAATAGCACCACATTCAGCACTAGTTCAAATGCAAACATCTTACTTAAGATTACATATCCATAATTCAGGAGTACTCATAGTTAATAGAATTTAAACTACTATCATTACAACAAATGCCAAACCACACCCTGCAAAAGGTCAGCAAATGCCAAATGATATTTCCCATTCTTCTCTTGCACTACTTATCCATTTATGATGGCCTTGATCCCCTCCAGCTTCACATTGCTCTCTTCAACTGTCTTCTTGAGCTCATCAATGTGGATCTGCAAGTTCTTCTTCTCTTCAGCTAGCTTCAACTTCATGTTCCTAATGACAGTACCTTGAGCAGCTGCTATGTTCTTCAAAGTGTCATACTTCTCCTGCAACTTGGTTGTTTCAGCATCTTTCCTTTCTATCACTGCCCTCTGCTCCTGGGCATCCATAAGTGCATTGACATCTTCAACCAACTTCTCATAGATGGCCTGGAGTTTCTTCTTCTCTTGTGTCAGGTCATGAACAGTAAATGAATGCATCAGACATTCCTCATTCCTGTCCATCTTACTCTGTTCATACATAGACCACAACTTGGACAGTGCATTCTCAAGGGTAGTGGGCCAAGATGGATCAATCCATTCTACTAGTCCACAGTTTTTACCTTCCTGAAAAAAGAGTATTAACAAAATGAATTACATAACAGTGACTTGCTTATAATGATAGGCTAGATTACTTTATACTAAAATTCAGATCATGCTCTAAAGTAAACAACTACTAAGTAAACAATGCTGGTGTGCTAACCCATGAATATTCTATCCTAAAATAAGCTAACATGGCAGAGTTAAAAAATGACCTAACTAAACAATATTGCCAGATCCAAACTAAACAATGCTGGTGTGCTAACCCATGAATATTCTGTCCTAAAATAAGCTAACATGGCAGAGTTAATAAATGACCTAACTAAACAATGTTGCCAGAACCAGACTAAACAATGCTGGCAAAGTAAACACTTAATGAATCCACTGTCCGAACTTCACATTATAATACAATGcctgctggagtgccacactACATGTCCATGGCAAACAAATGACAGATCTGTTAAGTTAATCAACAACTTCCAATTAGTTAAGTTGGAACCATACCTTCTCTGCACAACAAAGAAACCTCCTGCCAGTGTGAATCCCCTCGAAAGCAACACGCCTTTCTGCTGCCTTCCCGTGGCCATGGCACAAAACATACATATCTGTCTCAGGGCCCTCGAAATCTGAGTCTTCGGTGCTAGCAGGAACCTGGAGTGCGAAGGAATGACAGAGATTTGGTCCAATGTTTGAAAAGAAGCTCATTCCAGAAATCCCCAAAtatcaaaccctaaccctaactctGAGAACTAACCTTAATGGTGTCGTCGTCGGAATCTGAGCTCATGTACTGCCT
This sequence is a window from Aegilops tauschii subsp. strangulata cultivar AL8/78 chromosome 7, Aet v6.0, whole genome shotgun sequence. Protein-coding genes within it:
- the LOC123494860 gene encoding uncharacterized protein: MTGGARFSHTWHSRPSRQPLDGVRRRRSVLAVKSANRYSFSTLLARSLLALALFLVAAPVAAAPRRRRSSMVSWSDGSDSSEHTRQYMSSDSDDDTIKVPASTEDSDFEGPETDMYVLCHGHGKAAERRVAFEGIHTGRRFLCCAEKEGKNCGLVEWIDPSWPTTLENALSKLWSMYEQSKMDRNEECLMHSFTVHDLTQEKKKLQAIYEKLVEDVNALMDAQEQRAVIERKDAETTKLQEKYDTLKNIAAAQGTVIRNMKLKLAEEKKNLQIHIDELKKTVEESNVKLEGIKAIING